The DNA sequence CGACGGCGAGAACTACGAGTTCCAGAGTATGTATCCGAGGATGATCGAGGCCGCAGCTGGCGAGGAAGAAAAAGATGCTAAGATGAGCTTTGAAAACGCCAATGCCGTTGAGAAAGAGCATGCTAAGCTCTTCGGCGAAATGCTGTCAGACCTCGCGGGTGCCCCCGCCGTAGAGTACTGGGTCTGTCAGAACTGCGGGCACGTCCACATCGACGAAGCACCTGCGAAGTGCCCGGTATGCGGCTGGACGCGGAAGTTCTTTAAAAAAATAGACTAGATTAGATAGACGAGAGAAGTACATCCACAAAGAGCGCGGAGGCCGGTTAGAGCGGGTTCCGCGTTTTTTGTTACTTTTTTGTTTCGCGACCGATATAATCACGTTGTGGTAGAATAGCTATGTTAGAATATATGTTGTCGGGTCCTGATTTTTGCGCAAAGACCACAAGCCGAAATATCCTAGACCTTCAGGGAGCTATGAAAATAGGAATCGTTACGGAGTGTTACCGCCCCGTCATCAACGGGGTCGTGTTTTCAATCCTTAACTTCAAAGACGCCCTTGAAAGCAGGGGCCATGAAGTTTTTGTTTTTACCCCGGCCACCGGAAACGAAAACGGTGAAAGGGGCCTTATCGCTTGCCGTTCGATAGGTCATCCCGCTTACCCGGGGTATGGACTTACTTTACCCTTGACCAGAAGCCAGCGTGCCGTCGCCGCGACGCTGGATGTAATACATGTCCATCACCCCTTTGTCATGGGTCGTCATGCGCTGACCATGGCGCGCGGCCATAATAAGCCGTTGGTCTTTACCAACCACACGCAGTACACCCGGTATTCCCACTATATCCCGCTTGTCGGCGGCATGTTGCGGGGAGCGCTCGAGAGCTACGTTACCGGCTTTATTCACCAATGCGACCTCATCGTGGCGCCCTCGGAGGGTATCAGCCGCTATCTTAGGGCACAGCAAGTAACACGACCTATCAGTGTGGTGCCGAATGGCATAGCTACCGCCAAATTCACCGACCTTAAACTCGACCGCCGCGGTGCGAAAAAATGGCTCGGCCTCGAGCCGGATACAACGGTTGTCCTCTATTCGGGGCGCATCGCGCTCGAAAAGAACCTCGATTTCTTGCTCGATAGCTTCAAAGGCCTGCTCGGTAAAACGGCTGGATCTAAGATAAATCTGGTCGTCGCGGGGAGCGGCCCGCAAGAGGAAAACTTCCGCAAGATGGTGACGGCGCGGGGGCTGGATGAAGATGTCGTGATGCTCGGCGCCATAGCCTACGACGAGATGCCGAAGGTATACCGGGCGGCAGACCTCTTCGCTACGGCTTCGACGACCGAGGTCCACCCGCTCACCATCATGGAGGCTCTCGCGTCGGGCTTGCCGGTCGTGGCGGTCACGGCGATGGGCACCGGCGATATCGTCACAGACGGTGAGGACGGCCTCTTAACCGAAGAGACTCTCGAAGATTTCACGTCGGCACTCGCCCGCCTGCTCGGCGATACGGCGCTCCGGGAAAGAATGGCGCGGAACGCCCGGGCCGGGGCGGCTCGATTCGGCGTAGAGCGCTCGACGACAACGCTCTTGGCGGCGTATGAGCTGGCGATAGCGGAGCACGCGAGGCGCTCGAATTCGGTCAGTGCCGCCGCGGCGCGTTAACAAGAATATGTCGCTTAAAACCGCTCATTTAAGCTGCCATAAAGCCGGCTAAGATTACTTAAGCACCACGGGAGACGCGCTCTGGTCGAATGGATTTGCCCTCATAGCGAGCGAAAACAGATAGGGGTAATCGCTTTTCAAGTGGCTCATATAATCGAGCCATTCATAGACGATGAGCGCATATATCCGCTCTATGTCTATGGCTAAGTGCCCGCGGTCGCTCTCCGGCAATATGTTCAGATTATCCCTGGCTTGAAGCTCTTGGTTTAAATGGAAGATAGCCTGGAGAAGTTCGGTGAAGGATTCATGTTCCAATAAGTTCGGGTTTTCCAGCAATCTCAATAGAAAATCGCTCTTTTCGGAGAAAAATTCGCGCAGGTAATCCAAGTCAATGCTATCGGCATCGACCTTGTAATCATACTTCTTGAGAAGGTTTCCGGTCTCCTTGAAATCTTGTTCGGCCCAGTCATTCGTAACAATGAGGTCGTTCTTGATGGCATCGAGGTCGGGGTCGAGGTCTGAAAAGTAAGCCATCAGTTTTGTCCCGATTTCGCTAAAGAATACTCCGATGAGCATATTGAGCTTCCGCAACATAACCGACTTAGCCCTTGCTTCCATCAGTTGGTGTAATACCATGCTGACCAGCAATACCTCAGTAAAGACAAATGCGATATCCCCCACCATATATATAAAGATGTGGTGCGCGTCTCGAAAAATAAAGTAATGAATAGTATAGGCGGCGGCGGACAAACAAATCAACGACAAGCCCATGCGTATCTGCCAGCTGG is a window from the Actinomycetota bacterium genome containing:
- a CDS encoding rubrerythrin family protein, translating into MNEETLKNLKEAFAGESQANRTYLAFAAQADKEGFSQAAKLLRAAADSETVHALKHIAAIGKVGTTEENLKEAIDGENYEFQSMYPRMIEAAAGEEEKDAKMSFENANAVEKEHAKLFGEMLSDLAGAPAVEYWVCQNCGHVHIDEAPAKCPVCGWTRKFFKKID
- a CDS encoding glycosyltransferase → MKIGIVTECYRPVINGVVFSILNFKDALESRGHEVFVFTPATGNENGERGLIACRSIGHPAYPGYGLTLPLTRSQRAVAATLDVIHVHHPFVMGRHALTMARGHNKPLVFTNHTQYTRYSHYIPLVGGMLRGALESYVTGFIHQCDLIVAPSEGISRYLRAQQVTRPISVVPNGIATAKFTDLKLDRRGAKKWLGLEPDTTVVLYSGRIALEKNLDFLLDSFKGLLGKTAGSKINLVVAGSGPQEENFRKMVTARGLDEDVVMLGAIAYDEMPKVYRAADLFATASTTEVHPLTIMEALASGLPVVAVTAMGTGDIVTDGEDGLLTEETLEDFTSALARLLGDTALRERMARNARAGAARFGVERSTTTLLAAYELAIAEHARRSNSVSAAAAR